A single Leguminivora glycinivorella isolate SPB_JAAS2020 chromosome 25, LegGlyc_1.1, whole genome shotgun sequence DNA region contains:
- the LOC125239452 gene encoding uncharacterized protein LOC125239452 gives MVNMRINRCRLVVVLLILFLDFLVQLAWAQGTWNDFFDQKTNSLDDVRHIQRLGELMQSFLTRADVRWKELIPIHTRLIETSRDQPRAFEKGYIMGDIVECYRKAVVFTHKQLVSSRYVESERIRYMTFVQHAYIKMYHLTHMMHEVDPKFKADNTGQISLDYLNRMFQSRSPSHYNTSGFEYTNELNAIREARVKERRKKVIQEKKIRQWEVDTLNKVHPGTIKTTTNWWPIAYGWDIDYYW, from the exons ATGGTCAATATGCGAATTAATCGTTGCAGATTGGTGGTAGTGTTATTAA TTCTGTTCCTGGACTTCCTGGTCCAACTTGCGTGGGCGCAGGGCACATGGAATGACTTCTTTGACCAGAAGACCAACTCTCTAGACGACGTTCGACACATACAGCGGCTAGGTGAACTGATGCAAAGTTTCCTCACACGGGCAGATGTACG GTGGAAAGAACTAATACCAATACATACAAGATTAATCGAAACAAGCCGAGATCAGCCGAGAGCGTTCGAGAAGGGTTATATAATGGGGGACATTGTTGAGTG TTACAGGAAAGCGGTCGTATTCACTCACAAGCAGCTGGTTAGTAGCCGGTACGTAGAGTCGGAGAGGATCCGGTACATGACGTTTGTCCAACACGCGTACATCAAGATGTACCATCTGACGCATATGATGCATGAGGTCGACCCCAAATTTAAGGCTGACAACACAG GTCAAATCAGCTTAGACTACTTGAACAGAATGTTCCAGTCCAGGTCGCCGTCACACTACAACACATCTGGCTTCGAATACACTAACGAGTTGAATGCGATAAGAGAAGCCCGAGTAAAGGAGAGAAGAAAGAAGGTTATTCAGGAGAAGAAAATACGACAGTGGGAGGTAGACACTTTGAACAAGGTTCATCCGGGGACTATTAAGACTACGACTAACTGGTGGCCTATCGCCTACGGTTGGGACATTGACTATTATTGGTAA